The Panulirus ornatus isolate Po-2019 chromosome 55, ASM3632096v1, whole genome shotgun sequence genome has a segment encoding these proteins:
- the LOC139765436 gene encoding uncharacterized protein — protein MLRKSFVSAALFVALCLCAEVRALEKASTGGTSSSCSVDDRDDDCAADVEGQFQEIVGTFWKNHCEPRGGGGGAASERKTSGNRDVHTVGLCLEVAFNLGKVQRNEDEITRLRQENVNIMKFSVDQVKDYTKAFPPLTPTTPLTPTAPVTPTTPLTQVTPTTPVTHTTPVTQTTPVTQTTPLTQTTPLTQTTPVTPTTPVTQTTPVTPTTPVTLTTPVTQTTLVTEPTSVTEPTSVTETTPVIETTSVTETTPVTQTASVTETTPVIEPTPVIEPTPMIEPTSVTETTSVTETTPVTEPTSVTEITPVIEPTLVTETTPVTETTSVTETTSVTETTPVIETTSVTEPTSVTETTPVIETTSVTETTPVIETTSVTETTPVIETTSVTEPTSVTETTPVIETTSVTETTPVIETTSVTETTPVIETTSVTETTPVIETTSVTEPTSVTETTPVIETTSVTETTPVIETTSVTEPTSVTETTSVTETTSVTETTPVIETTPVIETNSVTETTPVIETTPVIETTSVTETTPVIETTSVTDITPVIETTSVIETTSVTETIPVIETTSVIETTSVTETTPVIETTSVTETTSVTEITPVIETTSVIETTSVTETIPVIETTSVIETTSVTETTPVIETTPVIETTSVTETTPVIETTSVTDIIPVIETTSVTETTPVIEPTSFTEPTSFTEPTSFTEPTSFTEPTSFTETSFTEPTSFTETTPVTETTSDTKGDGIGWVEYRSGQLSLCLTLSLAIAFIVIAICLIFTTIDIYWVDDVQYEWDPWQRGFLDL, from the coding sequence ATGCTCAGAAAATCGTTTGTATCTGCTGCACTCTTTGTGGCGCTGTGCCTGTGCGCGGAGGTGCGGGCGCTGGAGAAGGCGAGTACGGGGGGCACGTCGTCCTCGTGCTCTGTGGATGACCGCGACGACGACTGCGCAGCGGACGTCGAGGGGCAGTTCCAGGAAATCGTGGGCACGTTCTGGAAGAACCACTGCGAGCCCaggggcggcggcggtggcgccGCTTCGGAGCGGAAGACGAGCGGGAATCGAGACGTCCACACGGTCGGGTTGTGCCTTGAGGTTGCCTTCAATCTCGGGAAGGTACAGAGGAATGAAGACGAGATCACAAGACTCCGCCAGGAAAATGTTAACATTATGAAGTTCTCTGTGGATCAGGTGAAGGACTACACTAAGGCCTTTCCTCCACTGACTCCCACCACTCCACTGACTCCGACCGCTCCGGTGACTCCCACCACTCCACTGACTCAGGTGACTCCGACCACTCCAGTGACTCACACCACTCCGGTGACTCAGACCACTCCGGTGACTCAGACCACTCCACTGACTCAGACCACTCCACTGACTCAGACCACTCCGGTGACTCCGACCACTCCAGTGACTCAGACCACTCCGGTGACTCCGACCACTCCAGTGACTCTGACCACTCCAGTGACTCAGACCACTTTAGTCACTGAGCCCACTTCAGTCACTGAGCCCACTTCAGTCACTGAGACCACTCCAGTGATTGAGACCACTTCAGTCACTGAGACCACTCCAGTGACTCAGACCGCTTCAGTCACTGAGACCACTCCAGTGATTGAGCCCACTCCAGTGATTGAGCCCACTCCAATGATTGAGCCCACTTCAGTCACTGAGACCACTTCAGTCACTGAGACCACTCCAGTCACTGAGCCCACTTCAGTCACTGAGATCACTCCAGTGATTGAGCCCACTTTAGTCACTGAGACCACTCCAGTCACTGAGACCACTTCAGTCACTGAGACCACTTCAGTCACTGAGACCACTCCAGTGATTGAGACCACTTCAGTCACTGAACCCACTTCAGTCACTGAGACCACTCCAGTGATTGAGACCACTTCAGTCACTGAGACCACTCCAGTGATTGAGACCACTTCAGTCACTGAGACCACTCCAGTGATTGAGACCACTTCAGTCACTGAACCCACTTCAGTCACTGAGACCACTCCAGTGATTGAGACCACTTCAGTCACTGAGACCACTCCAGTGATTGAGACCACTTCAGTCACTGAGACCACTCCAGTGATTGAGACCACTTCAGTCACTGAGACCACTCCAGTGATTGAAACCACTTCAGTCACTGAACCCACTTCAGTCACTGAGACCACTCCAGTGATTGAGACCACTTCAGTCACTGAGACCACTCCAGTGATTGAGACCACTTCAGTCACTGAACCCACTTCAGTCACTGAGACCACTTCAGTCACTGAGACCACTTCAGTCACTGAGACCACTCCAGTGATTGAGACCACTCCAGTGATTGAGACCAATTCAGTCACTGAGACCACTCCAGTGATTGAGACCACTCCAGTGATTGAGACCACTTCAGTCACTGAGACCACTCCAGTGATTGAGACCACTTCAGTCACTGACATCACTCCAGTGATTGAGACCACTTCAGTGATTGAGACCACTTCAGTCACTGAGACCATTCCAGTGATTGAGACCACTTCAGTGATTGAGACCACTTCAGTCACTGAGACCACTCCAGTGATTGAGACCACTTCAGTCACTGAGACCACTTCAGTCACTGAGATCACTCCAGTGATTGAGACCACTTCAGTGATTGAGACCACTTCAGTCACTGAGACCATTCCAGTGATTGAGACCACTTCAGTGATTGAGACCACTTCAGTCACTGAGACCACTCCAGTGATTGAGACCACTCCAGTGATTGAGACCACTTCAGTCACTGAGACCACTCCAGTGATTGAGACCACTTCAGTCACTGACATCATTCCAGTGATTGAGACCACTTCAGTCACTGAGACCACTCCAGTGATTGAGCCCACTTCATTCACTGAGCCCACCTCATTCACTGAGCCCACTTCATTCACTGAGCCCACTTCATTCACTGAGCCCACTTCGTTCACTGAGACTTCATTCACTGAGCCCACTTCATTCACTGAGACCACTCCAGTCACTGAGACCACCTCAGACACTAAGGGTGACGGCATTGGGTGGGTAGAATATAGATCGGGTCAACTTTCCTTGTGTTTGACGCTAAGTTTGGCCATCGCCTTCATCGTCATCGCCATTTGCCTCATCTTCACGACAATCGACATATACTGGGTGGATGATGTCCAGTATGAGTGGGACCCGTGGCAACGCGGCTTCCTAGATCTGTGA